One Ensifer adhaerens genomic window, GGCGACCTGAAGGTCACTGGCGCGTGGCAGCGCGATCACTCAGAGGACGTGTCCTTCGCTTTCTCGGGTGCCGGTGCCTTCGAGGGCAATGTCGATTTCTTCCGCACCGTGCCGCCTGTTGACCGTCCCGGTTGCTTCGCCGAAGCGCTTTCGGGTGCGGCGGCCGAATTCGCCGAATGGCACGCACGTGTTCCGAAGGGCGTGGAACGCCAGGACGAGGCGCATCGTCTCGCAAGCTACCTGCTCTGGGCGAATGGCGTACCCGCCGGTGGTGCGCTGACGCGGCCGGCGATCTACATGTCCAAGAACCACATGATCAACATCTGGAGCTGGGACAACGCCTTTTCCGCCCTCGGCGTTGCGGCCTTCGACCCGGATCTCGCCTTCGACCAGTTCGCAGCGATCTTCGACCATCAGGACGCCTCCGGTCTGCTGCCGGATTACATCAACGACCGCGACGTGCTCTTCGCCTTCACCAAGCCGCCGGTGCATGGCTGGGCCGTGTCGCTGATCGCGGCGGCCGATCCGGGCTTCCTGACTGCCGAGCGCAAGTCCTACCTGCGCGACGCAATCGGTCGCCAGGTCGACTACTGGCTGACCTACGGCCGTAAGGATGCGGCGAGCCTGCCGTCCTACTTCCACGGCAACGACAGCGGCTGGGACAACGCCACCTTCTTTGCCGAGGGCGGCCCGGTGATTTCGCCGGATCTGCCGGTCTTCCTGATCCTTGCCTGCGAGGTCCTTGCCGATCTTCTGGAAGATGACGCGGACCGCCAGGCGATGTGGCGGCAGAAAGCTGACGACCTGCAGGTTCTGCTGTTCGAACGGCTGTGGACCGGCGAAACCTTCGGTGCGCGGCTCGCCGCGGATCCGGAACGGATACTGCCGGGCGACAACCTCATCCAGTTCATGCCGCTGCTGCTTGGCGCGCGGCTGACGACGGAGATGCGCGAGAAGCTCATGGCGCGGCTTGTTGACGGCGGTTTCATCACCGAATGGGGTCCGGCGACCGAAAGCCCGAAAAGTTCCTTCTATGAGGACGACGGCTACTGGCGCGGGCCGATCTGGGCGCCGACGACGATGCTCATCTGGGACGGTCTTCGCCGGCAAGGGCAGATTGAACTGGCCCATGAGGTCGCGGAAAAGTTCTGTTCACTTGCCAGCAAAAGCGGTATGGCCGAAAACTTCGATGCGCGCTCGGGGAGGGGCCTTCGCGATCGGGCATTCGCCTGGACATCCGCAGTCTATCTTCAGCTGGCGGCATCGCTCAGCGACGACAACCCGTGACGAGTTGAGACGCCATGCAGAGACCGACGATCAAGACCATCGCGCAGGAGACGGGGCTTTCCATCGCCACCGTGTCCAAGGCCCTGAAGCACTCGCCTCAGGTGCGCCCGGAAACGCGCGCGATCGTGATCGAGGCGGCCGAACGGGTCGGCTATGAACTCAACATGCACGGCGTGCAGTTGCGCACAGGCAAGACCTACCAGGTCGCCGCCATCATGACCGCGCCGGGTCCGAAGCAGAACGAATGGGAAGGCGTCGAATACGCCCAACTCTTGAGCGGCATTTCCTGGGCGCTGGAAGACAGTCCCTACCGCGTGTCGCTCTATGCTGTGCGGAATTTCGAGGAAAGCCAGGCGGTCATCAAGCAGATCGTGTCGCTGAAGAAGGCCGACGGCATCATCATCTCGGGCACACGTGCCGACGATCCGCGCATCCGCACGATGCAGGCGGCGGATTTTCCCTTCGTCACCTACGGCACCAGCATCCACAATGCACCGCATGCCTATGTCGATGCCGACAATGAACAGATGATCCGTGTGTCGATGGCGCGCCTGGTCGAGCGCGGTCATCGCCGTATCGCGCTGCTCAACCCACTCTCGGACTTGAGTTACGGCATCACCCGGCTCGAAGCCTACAGACATGCGCTTGAGGTGGCAGGCCTTCCCTATGACCCGGCGCTCGTCGCCCACGGCCGGCTGACGCCCGCCTTCGGCCGCGAGAACGTGCTGACCATGTCGGAGCTCAGCAATGCCCCGACCGCCTACATCTGCGCCAACGAAGCCTCGGCGCTCGGCGCCTTCTCAGGCTTTCACGAACGCGGGCTGGTGCACGGGCGCGACGCAGTCATCAACGCCACCGACGATCTCAACGTCAGCCAGTATTTCGCACCGCCGATCACCACCTACTACCTGCCGATCAGCGAACCGAGCAGCCTGCTCGGCGCCTATATCCTGAGGCGCATGGAGGGCGAGCCGCCGGAGGCGCTGCAGACGCTCCTGATGCCGAACCTGATCGAGCGCTGCGACGACCGCTTGAACCCGAACCGTTGACGAATAGGCCGCCCTTGCGGGCGCCCACTCATGCCTGGGATATAAACGTTTATATCCTTGGTGGCGCAGACAAAACCCGAGGCCGGACCCAACCGGCCGAATGACATGACGAAGGACCGGACCCGTGCACATGCCCATGACCAGAACGAACCGCTTCAACGCCAAAGAACAGCAGACCGACATGCTGGAGCTCGGCGTCTGCTACTATCCGGAGCAGTGGCCGCGTGCGAAATGGGAAGAGGATGCGCGCCGCATGGTCGAGCTCGGCCTTGCCTGGGTGCGCATCGGCGAATTCGCCTGGGCGAAGATCGAGCCCCGTCCGGGCGAGTTCCATTGGGAATGGTTGGACGAGGCCATCGAAGTGCTCGGCAACGCCGGCCTCAAGGTAATTCTCGGAACTCCGACCGCCGCACCGCCGAAATGGCTGATCGATCGCCACCCGGACATCCTTCCCGTCGACGTCAACGGCGTGGTGCGCAAGTTCGGCGCCCGTCGCCACTACTGCTTCTCCAGCCGCCGCTACCGCATCGAGGCGGCGCGGATCTCCGAAGCCATGGCCGAGCGCTACGGCAAGAACATCTTCGTGCATGCCTGGCAGACCGACAACGAATACGGCGACCACGACACGATCTACAGCTATTCCGACGAAGCGATGCGCGCCTTCCGTGAATGGCTGGCTGCGCGTTACGGCACCATCGAGGAACTGAACCGAGCTTGGGGCACAGCCTTCTGGGCGATGAACTACCTGACATTCGACGAAATTGAGCTTCCGAACAACCTCGTCGAAGAGCCGAGCCCGACCCATATCGTCGACTACATCCGCTTCTCCTCCGATCAGGTGAAGAGCTTCAACAAGGCGCAGGTCGACATCATCCGCAAGCACTCGCCGGGCCGACCGGTGACGCACAACTTCATGTCGCAGAACACCGACTTCGACCATTACAAGGTCGGCGAGGACATCGATATCGCCTCCTGGGATGTCTATCCGATGGGCGGCCTGCTCAACGGTCGTCTTTCAGCGGAAGACAAGGGGCGCTATCTGCGCGTCGGCGATCCTGACCAGCCGGCCTTCAACCACGATCTTTACCGCGCCGTCGGCAACGGCCGCGTCTGGGTGATGGAGCAGCAGCCGGGCCCTGTGAACTGGGCCTCGCACAACCAGTCGCCGGCCGACGGCATGGTCCGGCTGTGGACCTGGCTTGCCTATGCGCATGGCGTCGACATGGTCTCCTATTTCCGCTGGCGCCAGGTGCCGTTTGCGCAGGAGCAGTTCCACGCGGGCCTGCTGTTGCCGAACAGCGAAGCGGACCAGGGCTATCTTGAGGTCGCTCAGGTGGCCGAGGAAATGAAGCGGTTGCCGAAGGGCGAACGTCGCGAAAAGGCCAAGGTGGCGCTTCTACTGGACTACAATTCGCGTTGGGCGACCCGGGCGCTGCCGCAGGGTCGCACCTATCTGGCCTCGCAGATCGCGCTCGACTGGTATGCGACCGTCGCCCGCGTTGGCGTCGACGTCGACATCATCGGCCAGCACTCGGACCTCGAGGGGTACCAGCTGGTGCTGGCGCCCGATCTCGTCATCCCGGATGCGGCCTTCGTCGAAAAGCTCGCCGCTTCCGGCGCCAAGGTGCTCTTCGGACCGCGCAGCGGCAGCAAGACCGAGGACATGCACATTCCCGAGGGGCTGCCGCCGGGTCCGCTCGCCTCGCTGATCGATATCAGTGTCGCCCGCGTCGAATCGCTGCCGGAATTCCACGCCGAAAGCGTGCTCTACGGCAACGAGACCTATCCGGCTGGTGTCTGGCGCGAGACCGTCAGAACCAATGAAACGGTACTCGCGACCTTCGAGGGCGACTATCGCAACGGCGCGCCGGCGCTCGTCGGCAACGACAAGGCGCGCTATCTCGCAACCGCTGCCGGGGGCGACTTCCTCGGCAAGGTGATCGGCGATGCGCTCGGCTGGGCCTCGGTCGAGGCGCTGGCGGATCTTGGTGATCTCCGCATCACCCGCCGCGGCAAGCTCTCCTTCGCCTTCAACTACGGCAAGACCGCCGTCGATGTTCCCGCACCTGCTGGCGCGACCTTCCATGTCGGCGGCCGCAAGCTCGGCCCGGTCGATGTCGCGATCTGGTCGGAGTGACGGGAAAGCGGACGAAACATCCGCGTCGGTGTTCCTTAAAGCAAAAAGCCCGGCCTCTTGGAGGCCGGGCTTTTTGCATTCGGATGCGTTCGGGCAGACTAGACGCGTTCCAGCGCGACGGCGATGCCCTGGCCGACGCCAATGCACATGGTCGAAAGCGAATAGCGCCCGCCGGTCTCCTGAAGCTCCAGTGCTGCCGTGCCCGTGATGCGTGCGCCGGACATGCCGAGCGGGTGGCCGAGCGCGATCGCGCCGCCGTTGCGGTTGACGCGCGGGTCGTCGTCGGCGATGCCGAGGTCGCGGAGCACGGCGAGGCCCTGCGAGGCGAAGGCCTCGTTGAGTTCGATGACGTCAAACTGCGTCTGCTTGAGCCCGAGGCGCGCCATCAGCTTCTTCGACGCCGGCGCCGGCCCCATGCCCATGATGCGCGGCGGTACGCCGGCGGCAGCACCGCCGAGAATGCGGGCGATCGGCCGCAGGCCGTATTTCTTGATGGCCGCTTCCGAGGCGATGATCAGCGCGGTCGCGCCGTCGTTGACGCCGGAGGCGTTGCCGGCGGTCACCGTGCCGCCTTCCTTCTTGAAGGGTGTGCCGAGTTTGGCGAGCGCCTCCATTGACGT contains:
- a CDS encoding amylo-alpha-1,6-glucosidase, with product MLFDIDTVPFSRRGRFLTLSMMRVPGRDGERALYLRHVAGGDERPSLGRLCRVEFFDAEGASVTPVLVLSPERLDARIGEGDVTFVIGEGERLHVSGNRAGVRFHLEGSRYDYVYRTPTGEDCLVAAVENVKFIPRALSGDLKVTGAWQRDHSEDVSFAFSGAGAFEGNVDFFRTVPPVDRPGCFAEALSGAAAEFAEWHARVPKGVERQDEAHRLASYLLWANGVPAGGALTRPAIYMSKNHMINIWSWDNAFSALGVAAFDPDLAFDQFAAIFDHQDASGLLPDYINDRDVLFAFTKPPVHGWAVSLIAAADPGFLTAERKSYLRDAIGRQVDYWLTYGRKDAASLPSYFHGNDSGWDNATFFAEGGPVISPDLPVFLILACEVLADLLEDDADRQAMWRQKADDLQVLLFERLWTGETFGARLAADPERILPGDNLIQFMPLLLGARLTTEMREKLMARLVDGGFITEWGPATESPKSSFYEDDGYWRGPIWAPTTMLIWDGLRRQGQIELAHEVAEKFCSLASKSGMAENFDARSGRGLRDRAFAWTSAVYLQLAASLSDDNP
- a CDS encoding LacI family DNA-binding transcriptional regulator, which produces MQRPTIKTIAQETGLSIATVSKALKHSPQVRPETRAIVIEAAERVGYELNMHGVQLRTGKTYQVAAIMTAPGPKQNEWEGVEYAQLLSGISWALEDSPYRVSLYAVRNFEESQAVIKQIVSLKKADGIIISGTRADDPRIRTMQAADFPFVTYGTSIHNAPHAYVDADNEQMIRVSMARLVERGHRRIALLNPLSDLSYGITRLEAYRHALEVAGLPYDPALVAHGRLTPAFGRENVLTMSELSNAPTAYICANEASALGAFSGFHERGLVHGRDAVINATDDLNVSQYFAPPITTYYLPISEPSSLLGAYILRRMEGEPPEALQTLLMPNLIERCDDRLNPNR
- a CDS encoding beta-galactosidase gives rise to the protein MHMPMTRTNRFNAKEQQTDMLELGVCYYPEQWPRAKWEEDARRMVELGLAWVRIGEFAWAKIEPRPGEFHWEWLDEAIEVLGNAGLKVILGTPTAAPPKWLIDRHPDILPVDVNGVVRKFGARRHYCFSSRRYRIEAARISEAMAERYGKNIFVHAWQTDNEYGDHDTIYSYSDEAMRAFREWLAARYGTIEELNRAWGTAFWAMNYLTFDEIELPNNLVEEPSPTHIVDYIRFSSDQVKSFNKAQVDIIRKHSPGRPVTHNFMSQNTDFDHYKVGEDIDIASWDVYPMGGLLNGRLSAEDKGRYLRVGDPDQPAFNHDLYRAVGNGRVWVMEQQPGPVNWASHNQSPADGMVRLWTWLAYAHGVDMVSYFRWRQVPFAQEQFHAGLLLPNSEADQGYLEVAQVAEEMKRLPKGERREKAKVALLLDYNSRWATRALPQGRTYLASQIALDWYATVARVGVDVDIIGQHSDLEGYQLVLAPDLVIPDAAFVEKLAASGAKVLFGPRSGSKTEDMHIPEGLPPGPLASLIDISVARVESLPEFHAESVLYGNETYPAGVWRETVRTNETVLATFEGDYRNGAPALVGNDKARYLATAAGGDFLGKVIGDALGWASVEALADLGDLRITRRGKLSFAFNYGKTAVDVPAPAGATFHVGGRKLGPVDVAIWSE